In a genomic window of Methanosarcina horonobensis HB-1 = JCM 15518:
- a CDS encoding iron ABC transporter substrate-binding protein codes for MVDKPENDNQITKLSSYFDFKKGFVLCVLITLFTVSVEGCTEQAGQIITTAANSSTTTDSSDEQYRYVTDMRGVQVKLPKDIQRIATIDDGFVEGVLTNLSEVEKVVSVGSVGLGSSSLYQSNITLNSGTNYTFSGGSNTMCVVNPWLANVSCTESSSGMTIINYEKLASANPDVLIIRVGDCSMSANDIENNNKKISTIKSLGIPVIVLYSPNNYNNSGLNTMRDEMRVIGQLFDKEEKTMALADYLDNTEKMILDRTKDIPEEEKVTALYLGISSKARQSGGAGYVSGIDTPESYILETVANGRNAYQDTGSGKLLNAEQVLALNPDVIFLPTYSGYHPPIELQDAMYYQNVQELKAVKNKRIYSMPYTPRNCDRRVEYPLDLLIVAKGCYPDLFQDIKVHEFALKLYQDVYGVDRATAEEIRSAQYLDWTVEYDF; via the coding sequence ATGGTCGATAAACCTGAAAATGATAACCAAATAACTAAGCTTTCCAGTTATTTTGATTTTAAAAAGGGCTTTGTTTTATGTGTACTCATAACGCTCTTTACAGTATCGGTAGAAGGATGCACTGAACAGGCAGGCCAGATTATAACAACTGCCGCAAACTCATCGACAACAACAGACTCATCTGATGAACAATACCGTTACGTAACGGATATGCGTGGCGTCCAGGTGAAATTGCCGAAAGATATCCAGCGTATCGCTACCATCGACGACGGGTTCGTTGAAGGTGTCCTGACGAATCTTAGTGAGGTTGAGAAAGTAGTTTCTGTTGGCTCGGTTGGGCTTGGTTCCAGTTCACTTTATCAGTCAAATATTACTCTAAACTCCGGTACAAATTATACTTTTAGCGGTGGATCAAATACGATGTGCGTCGTTAATCCATGGCTAGCGAATGTGTCCTGTACGGAGTCTTCGTCAGGTATGACCATCATTAACTACGAAAAACTGGCTAGTGCGAATCCTGATGTACTCATTATAAGGGTTGGTGACTGCTCTATGAGTGCTAATGATATCGAAAATAACAATAAAAAGATATCAACGATCAAGTCTCTGGGCATACCCGTAATCGTGCTCTATTCTCCGAACAACTACAATAATTCCGGCCTGAACACCATGCGCGATGAGATGCGTGTAATCGGACAGTTGTTCGATAAGGAGGAAAAGACAATGGCCCTGGCAGATTATCTGGATAATACGGAAAAGATGATTCTGGACAGAACTAAAGATATCCCTGAAGAGGAAAAGGTCACAGCGCTCTATCTCGGGATCTCTTCCAAGGCCAGGCAAAGCGGCGGTGCCGGGTATGTAAGCGGCATCGATACTCCGGAATCATACATCCTCGAGACTGTTGCCAATGGCAGGAATGCTTACCAGGATACCGGTTCTGGCAAGTTGCTTAACGCCGAGCAGGTTCTGGCATTGAACCCTGATGTGATTTTTTTACCCACATATTCCGGGTACCATCCGCCTATCGAACTTCAGGATGCGATGTATTACCAGAATGTGCAGGAACTTAAGGCAGTCAAAAACAAGCGTATCTATTCCATGCCTTACACGCCGAGAAACTGCGACCGCCGTGTCGAGTATCCTCTGGATTTGCTGATTGTTGCGAAAGGCTGTTATCCTGATCTTTTCCAGGATATCAAGGTCCATGAGTTTGCATTGAAACTGTACCAGGATGTATATGGAGTGGACCGTGCAACAGCAGAAGAAATCAGGTCGGCCCAGTACCTTGACTGGACAGTGGAGTACGATTTCTAA
- a CDS encoding cytochrome c biogenesis CcdA family protein, which translates to MYLITILLLLTALPLIAYADDTKTVTVVYLYEEGCHRCTEVMPVVRQAIEETRGEGLSVDYQEIRVNSQKGTSYVDRYSLIDIPDLIIDNHTIIGPANLDGDYVTILRNIKDTIASSYGYAPPVTVHTTAVKKSGNDNNVTVTVYLLNQGNAPINVSLSGGLTEGSRLVSGLFFWSGPLQPDAEEKVTYVLSGGNTSCVSPSTVYYEDNCGRHVITDSYISVGTMPMISVPIAFVSGIVAAFSPCSLAVITYMATLAVSSERRYLLLINVMSFSVGLLFTYSLIGVCFYRLSVTMPSMYNVARYAIVISMLVIGSAMIIRTLFNYGRSFSDIGFKKFLALLQPYGKMSTASYSFAIGMGFSMIKMPCAGGPYLAILGIMADQSGSFHRLYYLLAYDAGVVLPVLCLGVLLSLGFSAHRLDTIRKQYRVVINVSTGITLFILAGLLAFNVI; encoded by the coding sequence GTGTATTTAATAACTATTCTTTTACTTCTTACTGCACTGCCTTTGATAGCTTATGCGGATGATACGAAAACCGTCACCGTTGTATATCTCTATGAAGAAGGCTGCCACCGGTGTACCGAAGTAATGCCAGTAGTCAGGCAGGCCATAGAGGAAACCCGTGGAGAAGGACTCTCTGTCGATTATCAGGAAATTAGAGTCAATTCACAAAAAGGCACATCCTATGTCGACCGGTATAGTCTGATAGATATCCCGGATCTGATTATCGATAATCATACGATTATTGGTCCCGCAAACCTGGATGGAGATTACGTAACAATTCTAAGAAATATTAAGGATACAATCGCATCTTCTTACGGATATGCTCCGCCAGTGACTGTGCATACAACTGCAGTAAAAAAAAGTGGAAATGACAATAACGTTACTGTAACGGTATATCTATTAAACCAGGGCAACGCGCCAATTAATGTCAGTCTATCCGGGGGGCTGACAGAGGGTTCCCGATTAGTTTCAGGACTATTTTTCTGGAGCGGCCCATTACAGCCGGATGCTGAAGAAAAGGTAACATACGTGCTATCGGGTGGCAACACCTCTTGTGTGTCCCCTTCTACCGTATATTATGAAGATAACTGTGGCAGGCATGTTATTACAGACAGCTATATATCCGTCGGCACGATGCCGATGATCTCGGTTCCCATTGCATTTGTATCCGGAATCGTAGCTGCATTTTCCCCGTGTAGCCTCGCAGTCATAACATATATGGCCACGCTGGCAGTTTCCAGTGAAAGACGGTACTTGTTGCTGATTAATGTGATGTCTTTTTCGGTAGGGTTGCTCTTCACTTATTCACTGATCGGTGTCTGCTTCTACAGGCTCAGTGTTACCATGCCCTCCATGTATAATGTAGCCAGATATGCTATCGTCATTTCAATGCTCGTCATCGGCTCTGCCATGATAATCAGGACATTATTCAATTATGGGCGCAGTTTCTCGGATATAGGGTTCAAAAAGTTCCTTGCTCTGCTGCAGCCATATGGCAAAATGAGCACGGCTAGCTACAGCTTTGCCATTGGGATGGGATTCAGCATGATTAAAATGCCCTGTGCTGGCGGGCCATATCTCGCGATACTTGGCATAATGGCGGATCAGAGCGGCTCATTTCATAGATTATATTACCTGCTGGCTTACGATGCAGGCGTCGTGTTACCGGTGCTGTGTCTCGGGGTTCTTCTCTCTCTTGGATTTTCCGCCCACAGATTGGACACGATCAGGAAACAATACCGGGTCGTTATAAATGTTTCAACCGGAATCACTCTTTTTATTCTGGCCGGATTGCTGGCATTTAACGTAATATGA
- a CDS encoding iron ABC transporter substrate-binding protein, which translates to MNKFIVCMFLILLISLPFSGCISEKATSSVTDSSTNDESNNITDMRGIQVKVPKNITRAAVISDGFVECTMISLGVQDTIVAVGTTITNDYTYVFPSVKGENFTYENGKNTMIYLDPSLNETVRLTPKQYNVISYETLASSDPDVIILRVGDCSVGWDNRDTMNKTIDTMESLGVPVIVLYSPTYYSNSDLSTIREEIKIIGQVFGKEKDALELADYIQSAEKMISDRTKDIPEVSKPSVLYFGLSPNARKAGGSGHSWGIDTPESYTIEGIVHAKNAYRDTGTAKILNTEQVLAMDPDVILLATSWGYHPARELYEAPYYQNLNELSAIKNKKVYSMPWTPSNCARRLEYPIDLMITAKACYPEKFQDIKVHEWVLDFYKQVYNVDDKTARGLRSAQWLDWMEEEDF; encoded by the coding sequence ATGAATAAATTCATAGTTTGCATGTTTCTGATTTTACTTATTAGCCTGCCTTTTTCCGGATGCATATCAGAAAAAGCCACTTCGTCAGTAACGGATTCGTCGACAAACGATGAATCCAATAATATTACGGATATGAGAGGCATCCAGGTAAAAGTGCCGAAAAACATCACAAGGGCTGCCGTGATCAGCGATGGCTTCGTCGAATGTACGATGATCAGCCTGGGTGTCCAGGATACTATCGTGGCTGTTGGTACCACAATCACAAATGATTATACTTATGTATTCCCGAGTGTCAAGGGAGAAAATTTCACGTATGAAAATGGTAAAAACACGATGATTTACCTGGATCCTTCGTTAAACGAAACAGTCAGGTTAACACCAAAGCAATACAACGTCATCAGCTACGAAACGCTTGCAAGTTCGGATCCCGATGTCATAATCCTCAGGGTAGGAGACTGCTCGGTTGGGTGGGATAACCGTGACACGATGAATAAAACAATTGACACGATGGAATCACTTGGGGTCCCTGTGATAGTCCTGTATTCCCCTACATATTATTCGAACTCGGACCTCTCTACCATAAGAGAAGAGATCAAAATTATCGGACAAGTTTTTGGAAAAGAGAAGGACGCTCTTGAGTTAGCTGATTACATCCAGAGCGCGGAGAAGATGATATCGGACAGGACAAAGGATATACCTGAGGTCAGCAAGCCTTCGGTATTGTACTTCGGTCTTTCGCCCAATGCCAGGAAAGCTGGAGGCTCAGGCCATTCATGGGGTATCGATACACCTGAGTCATACACCATCGAGGGCATAGTGCATGCGAAGAATGCCTACAGAGATACTGGTACTGCAAAGATACTGAACACCGAACAGGTTCTGGCCATGGACCCTGATGTCATACTACTGGCCACTTCATGGGGATACCATCCGGCCAGGGAGCTTTACGAAGCACCATATTACCAGAACCTGAATGAACTGAGTGCAATCAAGAATAAGAAAGTATATTCGATGCCGTGGACGCCCTCAAACTGCGCCCGACGCCTAGAATATCCTATCGACCTGATGATTACAGCGAAAGCATGCTACCCGGAGAAATTCCAGGACATTAAAGTCCACGAATGGGTACTGGACTTCTACAAACAGGTCTACAATGTTGATGACAAAACTGCTAGAGGTCTCAGGTCAGCACAGTGGCTCGACTGGATGGAAGAGGAAGACTTTTGA
- a CDS encoding class I SAM-dependent methyltransferase yields the protein MNNTIDYGEIWKTMMTESKKTNFESDRFWTMEEAVKYDTQIKMDNWSFSRNLIKRIDFTPDSKVLDIGSGPGTLTIPLADMVKHITAVEPSDGMLYCLKENIKANGLNNVSWIQKRWEDVDIKDLDAPYDIVIASFSLAMPDIREAVIKMNDVSSKYVYLNWFAGMPSWEKTYAEAWRRVHGTPYNIHPQIDCIYKVLYDMGIYPNVTVYPDYWELVYPRMEEAVTHYRRIVNATTAEHDAILQQYISEAFSCENGDVRMKEKSYTAWLWWKKS from the coding sequence ATGAATAACACTATAGACTATGGAGAGATCTGGAAAACGATGATGACAGAGAGTAAGAAGACGAACTTTGAAAGCGACAGATTCTGGACAATGGAAGAGGCGGTAAAATATGACACGCAGATCAAGATGGACAACTGGAGTTTTTCCAGAAACCTGATCAAACGGATTGATTTCACTCCGGATTCAAAAGTTCTGGATATCGGATCCGGTCCCGGTACACTAACCATACCGCTCGCAGACATGGTTAAGCACATCACTGCCGTCGAGCCTTCAGATGGTATGTTATACTGCCTGAAAGAGAACATTAAAGCAAATGGGTTAAATAACGTATCCTGGATCCAGAAGAGGTGGGAAGATGTCGATATCAAAGATCTGGACGCACCATATGATATAGTTATTGCCTCGTTTTCCCTGGCCATGCCGGATATCAGAGAGGCAGTGATTAAAATGAACGATGTGTCCTCAAAATATGTCTACCTGAACTGGTTCGCAGGTATGCCTTCCTGGGAAAAGACGTATGCTGAAGCGTGGCGGAGGGTCCATGGCACCCCATATAATATCCATCCGCAGATAGACTGCATATACAAAGTGCTGTATGACATGGGAATATACCCGAATGTCACCGTATACCCTGATTACTGGGAACTGGTCTATCCGAGAATGGAAGAAGCAGTTACTCATTACAGAAGGATTGTCAACGCGACCACAGCCGAACACGATGCAATACTACAACAGTATATATCTGAGGCATTTTCCTGCGAAAACGGAGACGTCAGGATGAAGGAAAAATCATATACCGCCTGGCTGTGGTGGAAAAAGTCGTAA